aacgaaaaCTCACCATGATGTAGCGAGGCACGCGACAGTCTGGGACTGGGCGTCGACCAGGGCAGTGTTCAAAGGTGAAGGCTTGACCTCTAGCGTCCTTTGATGGCAGTGGCGTCGAAGTGGAGGGGGCTAACgacgtggctcacggtgggATACTTCCCCTGTTTCGGCGTGCAAAAACAGAGCATGCCGTGGGTGTTCTTCCTTCAACAGTTGGGCGACGGTGGTTGGCTTTCCATGGTGGTGAGGACGGGCTGAAGGGTGGTGCGCTGTTTGGAAGGTGGAGTTGCTGACTACAACTTCGTGTGACAGGGCAGCAACGTCATGGAAAATAAACCTTGCTGCATGGCTGCGCTGAGGGGGAGGGCTCACAATGAGGAGAAGTGGACAACGGAGGGGAAGAGGTTGGGCAGTGGGGTTGGTTCACGGTGGCAGGCCAAGGCTAGCATATGCGAACGTGCTGACAATAGTGAATGAGAGGGAGTTAAAGTGGTGTGGAGGTGCAATAAGGCAGGTTGCGGCAACCCTAATCTGAGAGTTTCTTCATGCAACAGGGAAAAAGAGATGAAGCCCTAGGCGACAGTGTGTGAATGCGTATAAAGTGGATATAGATATGTGATGAAAACCCTAAGGAAATACCAAGATGAGAAAAAAACATGCAAGCCACGGACGTGAGGAAAATAGGGaagaaaatagacggaaagaaggaaaaagaaataaaaacgtGCGTGAactgaaaataagttattgaacagaataaaaaaacaaaatcctaaaGCTGAGGAGAATAGAGGCATACACGCATGGGAGTGCAATCATGCATTGcggcgaaaaaaaaaattataaacttagtTGGTTTTAATGGTTAAAAGACATGGGTGTGGGCTGAGATCTTGATCTTTTTCTTAAATCATCGATCACGACccaatttctaaaaaaaaaattccactagtccaaaaatatataaaaatcagaCTTGACTGGGTCTGGATGTTACAAAAGAGATGATAATTGCAAATGTTAAAAGTCTCTCTAAATTTGTTAGATGGTCTGTAAACCATGTTAATTTGGCACATTAATGATTAAGCTCATAATAATATTGCTGAGTATTTCATAATCTAACACATTAAGTTAATAGTTTTTTCATGTTTGGGGGCCAAGAAATTAATTTGAAGGAGCCATcatataaaaaagtacataatATAAGAATTTCTACACTATCATTCGGAAATAGCAATTTCTACATGCAAATCATAAGTTAATTAGTTCTCCTTTTCCTCTTATTaatattgcaatttttttttttttttttttatgtattttttctgAATAAATGCTCAGATTAATGCTCTTTTCGTTGTAGAGCTAAAAGCATACAATCGATCTCTTAAAGCTCCGAAGTTTTCTGAGAGTTAGCCAAAAAGAATGTCAAAATTTGGTGACGAATTATATATTGGTTTTAAAGTGGGCCTTCCACAAAaggaatatataaaataaaatctcaattttttaatttggttcATTGAAATGTGAGCTAATTAATCTTCCAAAGTTAAATTCCAGTAAAAATGTTTCATTTTCTGCAATTACAGTATTACTTTACCAACCTAAGAAGATTTTGGCgaacaaaaaaatggaaatggttaaattataaagaaaatagatatttataattgtgaattgtgtaatcgtcgcgtaatcgtttaaaaaaataaaataaaatataagatctatacaaaaaaaaaaaaaaattattttttaataataaattatattctttatcaaaaaaattatgtagcGTTTATATACTTCAcgtttgtatataaaattatacaattataaaatacaaaaatatagcGTATTAATTACGTAACTTGCATCTAGAATTTCTCGATTAATAACAAGGCCGTGTGGTCCATGGAGTCGTATGGACGAAAGTTCTATCCATGTAGGCCCCATCCAAATAGCTCTCAAAATAATTTCTTGGAAGCTGACTCTTCCCTCGATGGCTTACCTTGTTCTCTTGTTCACTTCTgtttttttcatctttcattCTCTGGTTCTCGCGAACTTTCGTTCTCCTGAGGACTCAGTCATTTTCCGCAAGGAACTTCTTCAAATACTTAAACACCATTCATCTTGTTTCTGATCTTCcatgaaatcaaaacaaatgtAATTAGCAAGGCTGAATAGTACTACTACTCTCTGTGCGTTGGGTGTATTAATATACCTGGATTCGCTCTCTGGTACCGGGTTCTTCGCCAAGCAAATAGCACCCATGTTATCATTCAAGAAAACACAAGTCCTAAGAATGATTCAGGTCAATTTTCTGCTTGTTTAATACAAACGTACGTACGGttggaaagagaaagaaaaggaaaagcaaCCTCGGAGAGAGTAAGAACTTTTAGTTTGATTGAGTTTAGTTCAATAACTTGGCCTTAGTAaatatggtttttgttttgaaaagcaCGGCAACATAATTAGATAAAAGCAtataacttctttttcttttgtcttcttTAGGGTCCTTTTTACTTTCTCAGCTAACGAACATAAGGGTGATATTTAGCTTTTTTCTTTGTCTCTTTATGGAAACTTTCCATTTTctgatgagttgagatatggATATTGAAACCGCAGTAGTAAACCATCATGTGTCATGAAGCCTCACCTTTTCTCTGAAACCAAACAGAATTAAGCTAAACCCGCTTTTGTTTTCTTAGATATTTTCTTTACATTTCCTTGCTTCTGACTATAATCgatcatataaaattttttctttgcattcATTCTTGTTTTCTTGGACATTTTCTTCACAtcttgttttgaaatattttatttttgtttgacttGCTTATGCTTCTGGTTTAGGtaacttcccttttttttttttaaataaatgataaaaaaagacCAATTGTCtacccttatttatttatttattttttctgagcATCCAATTGTCCACTTGAAAAACTTGCTTTGCTTTGATCTTTTATTAGTcatgtctctctgtctctctcaagACTTCTAGCATTATTCTTGTAAAATGGGGTTAGGTGGGTACGTGTAGAAAGTGATGAGACCATCTTACACGTTTAATTAGTGGTTTTGTAGAGATAGATTGACTAGTTCCAGGTCTATAAGCTATACATGTTGGTCACGAAACTGTTATAAATATCGTACTTCTTACACTTGCTGATTTTATCTTACAATATATATAGCACGGCTTATTCTGTGATTCTTCCTTTGTAGAAAATATCAAACTTGAACTTGTACTTCTGCAGGGCCTGGATTTCAGCACTTGATAGCTGTAAATCAAAAGTACTTGGGCTCTTCATTTTTGACTTGTAATTGGCCAAAGTCATGGATTTCAGGAGTCCTTCGTTTGTAAGGTTAGTTTGTAGGgctatattttaacttttcttaCACCATTTTATGTGCATGTGTCTTGAATACAATTGttcttcaatattttcaaactatttcaatattattcacaaattatttactattatttacaaactattccactaatattcacaaatattctcagaatatcccactactattcattattttattataactttttatctacttttcactactattcattattattcaatattatatcattactttttgactactatttatagaatacctgagaatatctcactattcaaacgcaacgtatccaaacgagccctgaAACTATCCTGGAACTTATTAAGTGGAACATTCTAAAAGAACATTACAAGAGGATCCCCCTAATGCATTCTATCTTTTGTGGTAAATTCGGTAAGGAACAATTGACCAAGATGATCACACGGGTGATTGGTAGTAATGCAAATTGTTACAATCACTACTTTGTCTCAAAAACTTAAGGTGCATAATCCTAAGGTCCTGTGCTAAGGATTGCACTAGTTCTTCCAAATATTCGTAATTAGTGCAGGATTGGGTAGTTGGACATGCCTGTCACTGACCATCCCAAGTAGTTATTTGATTTTGGTAGTGTACAATTAAGTACTCATATAGCTGCTGACATTTTGATATCTGTTCTTTTATCCAGGTTAGAGAGATCTTCGAGTTTTGAGCAGAAATATCCAAGAAACATCAGAGTGGTTTTTGGcagagttttggagagttttcagAGAGGAGTTGCGAGAGTTAAAAGTctaaaaactaaacaaataagCACCCGTTCTGTAGGGGATTGGCCAAAAAAAGAGTCTGGTCGTAATAGGGAAGTCTTTGATCCACAGGATCAATTTCTACAAACatggaacaaaatatttgtgCTTTCTTGTGTGATATCAGTGGCTGTGGACCCATTGTTCTTTTACATCCCTGTGATGAAGGACAAGTTGAAGGATGGGGACAAATGCTTAGATTTAGACAACCAACTGGCAATTTTTGCTTCTGTCATTCGATCCGCCATAGATGCCTTTTATGCAATTCATATATTGTTTAAATTCCATACAGCAATTTTCCTCCCGGCATGTCGAGGGTTTGGAAGGGGTGGGTTGATTAAGGATCGTATGGCTATAGCAAAAAGATACCTATTCACCGGCCACTTAATTATTGACATTCTATCAATTCTCCCATTGCCACAGGTATGCATTTGGCTCTCACTCAATCTCAAGTATCAGTAATCTCATTTGTTGCTAGAAACTCTATGCGTTTTCAACATTCAACAAAGTATTCAGTTTGGACCTGTGGTTGTCATATATGTTCACAATTTCATAAAAGGAAACTTGCTTCCCAACGTATATTCCACTATTAGAGAACATGACAGAGAGaatctgtaacgccccaatggaaggcccaaaccacatggcctatactccaaaaggactagtcaatgatacaattagagccccattggaaccttataaagagcaataacttctcattcctaagcaatgtggtttgggccttccattggggcgttacaaatggtatcagagcctatctcaaccagaaatgtgggacttgagccgtgccacctacaatggacaggcccgacgaggacgtcgggaatttaaggggggtagattgtgataccccatatgatatggataagggtaggtggtgtatgggatcccacattacttaggaaggagaagttcttgctctttataaggttctaatggggctctaattgtatcattgactagtcattttggagtataggccatgtggtttgggccttccattggggcgttacagaatCTCTCAAGGAAGAGCAGCCACATGATGCATTGCTCCCAAATGTCTGTATATGCTAGTAGGTCGGATTTTACATGCACTGAAGAACTATTTGGTTATTACCAATTGCAGAAGTGATTTATTAGTTCACTTTCTGAGAGCtctagaaagtgatgatattttggaAGCAACCGCACACACACattatgcatatataaatatgttgaaaTGCAGAATATTCTGGTGACTATGACTCAAGCTGAAAATCTTGTCAATTGCTTGATGTAAAAgaatgaactatatatatagagttttaGGGCCTGTTTAGGAACACAATTGTTTTCCAATATTCACAagctatttcactactattcacagatattcTGAGATATTAATAGTATCCAAACGATTAGTCTAACAATTTCGGATGTGTTCTGCTTATTATGTTCAGGTGGTAGTTTTCGTTATCACTCccaaattaaaaactaaagtTCCATTGGTCATTAAGGAAATGTTGAAGTTCGTAATCTTCTCCCAATATGTGCCGAGGCTTTGGCGGATCTATCCACTATATGTAGAAGTAACAAGAACATCTGGCATACTAACTGAGACAGCATGGGCTGGAGCTGCTTATAATCTGTTCCTCTACATGCTTGCAAGTCATGTAAGTTTAGAGGTTATTTGATTATTCAGCCTATTCCAAGATTTCTGATCAAAATTAATTCGATATACCAGGTAGTTGGTGCTTTTTGGTACTTGTTGGCCATTGAACAATGGGATGCATGCTGGCAGGAATGGTGCAAGGATGATCACGATGGTTGTCAAGAATCTTTTTACTGTGGTATTCGGCATAAAATTAGCTTTGGAACTCAAATAAGTCAGGCTTGCCCTTTTATCAAGCCTGATGAGATTAAGAATTTAACTTCCTTCAACTTCGGAATTTTTATTGATGTTCTGAGGTCTGGAGTGGTGGAATCAAGAGATTTTCCAAAGAAATTCTCCTACTGCTTTTGGTGGGGTCTGCGCAGTCTGAGGTTAGTAATATATAATCCTCAAACTAAATTCATAGTTAGTTATAGATAGCAAGATTGACCACATTCTCAGCTAATGCTTTGGAGTTGAAGGCATTTTTAACTTGTaccttaccttttttttttttttttttttccctcagtTCTTTTGGCCAAAACCTGTCAACAAGCACATATGTTTGGGAGATAGCCTTTGCTGTTTTCATTGCCATATCTGGATTGGTCTTGTTCTCATTACTTATTGGCAATATGCAGGTAGTTTTCTTTGGTCCTCGGGGATTCTCTTAGCAAGCTACTGTTGTAGCATTTTGAGATGATTACgttcaaatattttgaattttgtgcaCATGCACCTCATCTAGACCTTCTAACTGATAGGCTTAAAGAAAATCAGACCACCTTCTATTCATCACATGTTAAACGTGCATCATACTTCTTTGGTATCCAATTAATACCTCTGAGGTATGTTTATTCTCAACAATCCTGCAGTTCTATTTTAACCTGCCAACTGACATATTGCCAACACAAACATGAATTGGGTCTGTTCTTCACAATTCCATCCACTCACTCGAACTAGAAATTTTCTGTAGAACCCACAATAGTTTTAGAATGGAATAAGCTGctatattatcaatttttcttgtGCTGCTATAGAAATATCTGGAATCCACAACAGTGAAAGTAGAAGAAATGAGAGTGAGAAGGACTGATGCAGAACAGTGGATGTCCCAACGTATGCTCCCTGATAACTTAAGGGAGCGGGTCAGACGATATGAACAATACAAATGGCAGGAAACCAGAGGTGTCGAGGAAGAGAATCTCATTCGTAACCTTCCTAAGGACCTCAGGAGGGACATAAAGCGCCATCTTTGCTTGGATCTTCTCATGGGAGTGAGTGTTTTCGTTGGTTGTTTTTGTACTTCTTTTCGCCCAATTTTCAGCTAAGTTGTTCATCTAGACAATTTTTATCTGTAAGGTGCCCATGTTTAAAAAGATGGATCAGCAACTGTGGGATCCGCTGGTTGATCGTCTCAAGCCAGTGCTTTACACAGACAAGAGCTACATTGTTCGTGAAGGGGACCCAGTGGACGAGATGCTCTTTATCATCCGAGGAAACCTAGCCACCACGACTACCAATGGTGGAAGAACTGGTTTCTTCAACTCTGCTGATCTTAATGCTGGTGACTTTTGTGGTGAAGAGCTTCTTACTTGGGCCTTGGATCCCCAGACGTCGGCCCCCAAATTCCCCACCTCAACTAGAACAGTGGAAGCGAAAACAGAGGTTGAAGCCTTTGCGCTGATGGCCGAAG
This window of the Juglans regia cultivar Chandler chromosome 12, Walnut 2.0, whole genome shotgun sequence genome carries:
- the LOC108985911 gene encoding cyclic nucleotide-gated ion channel 1-like isoform X1 — translated: MDFRSPSFVRLERSSSFEQKYPRNIRVVFGRVLESFQRGVARVKSLKTKQISTRSVGDWPKKESGRNREVFDPQDQFLQTWNKIFVLSCVISVAVDPLFFYIPVMKDKLKDGDKCLDLDNQLAIFASVIRSAIDAFYAIHILFKFHTAIFLPACRGFGRGGLIKDRMAIAKRYLFTGHLIIDILSILPLPQVVVFVITPKLKTKVPLVIKEMLKFVIFSQYVPRLWRIYPLYVEVTRTSGILTETAWAGAAYNLFLYMLASHVVGAFWYLLAIEQWDACWQEWCKDDHDGCQESFYCGIRHKISFGTQISQACPFIKPDEIKNLTSFNFGIFIDVLRSGVVESRDFPKKFSYCFWWGLRSLSSFGQNLSTSTYVWEIAFAVFIAISGLVLFSLLIGNMQKYLESTTVKVEEMRVRRTDAEQWMSQRMLPDNLRERVRRYEQYKWQETRGVEEENLIRNLPKDLRRDIKRHLCLDLLMGVPMFKKMDQQLWDPLVDRLKPVLYTDKSYIVREGDPVDEMLFIIRGNLATTTTNGGRTGFFNSADLNAGDFCGEELLTWALDPQTSAPKFPTSTRTVEAKTEVEAFALMAEDLKTVASQFRKLRSKELRHNFRFFSQQWKTWAACFIQSAWRRHCKRKLEKELRESENRLQDALANEAGTSASLGATIYASRFAANVLRTLKRKRAAARTTRAPQRVLQLMPQKPTDPDFTA
- the LOC108985911 gene encoding cyclic nucleotide-gated ion channel 1-like isoform X2, with the translated sequence MDFRSPSFVRLERSSSFEQKYPRNIRVVFGRVLESFQRGVARVKSLKTKQISTRSVGDWPKKESGRNREVFDPQDQFLQTWNKIFVLSCVISVAVDPLFFYIPVMKDKLKDGDKCLDLDNQLAIFASVIRSAIDAFYAIHILFKFHTAIFLPACRGFGRGGLIKDRMAIAKRYLFTGHLIIDILSILPLPQVVVFVITPKLKTKVPLVIKEMLKFVIFSQYVPRLWRIYPLYVEVTRTSGILTETAWAGAAYNLFLYMLASHEWCKDDHDGCQESFYCGIRHKISFGTQISQACPFIKPDEIKNLTSFNFGIFIDVLRSGVVESRDFPKKFSYCFWWGLRSLSSFGQNLSTSTYVWEIAFAVFIAISGLVLFSLLIGNMQKYLESTTVKVEEMRVRRTDAEQWMSQRMLPDNLRERVRRYEQYKWQETRGVEEENLIRNLPKDLRRDIKRHLCLDLLMGVPMFKKMDQQLWDPLVDRLKPVLYTDKSYIVREGDPVDEMLFIIRGNLATTTTNGGRTGFFNSADLNAGDFCGEELLTWALDPQTSAPKFPTSTRTVEAKTEVEAFALMAEDLKTVASQFRKLRSKELRHNFRFFSQQWKTWAACFIQSAWRRHCKRKLEKELRESENRLQDALANEAGTSASLGATIYASRFAANVLRTLKRKRAAARTTRAPQRVLQLMPQKPTDPDFTA